One stretch of Eupeodes corollae chromosome 2, idEupCoro1.1, whole genome shotgun sequence DNA includes these proteins:
- the LOC129947916 gene encoding uncharacterized protein LOC129947916, which translates to MQTLRDILQFVSLVILILTCSAFEHRNPLGFLDSALSGTVGLLGNTLHSVVTPVAATAHNNFGGSPQDHQNNRPLGQRSDNVAGGNGASGGGGGLLGVTDLLDNTLKMATNSFQEIPNMISNTVQTVAVPITNTPASGGLLAVPNLLENTLKTATEGVNNAVKDIPNMITNTVEGVAAPISSTITDPLGIREFFGMKGICETFMQHVWSAFSFMEKVADNMYKLFIQPQVDAFSFIANLIPFKF; encoded by the exons ATGCAAACACTTCGCGATATCTTACAGTTTG TCAGCTTGGTGATATTAATTTTGACATGTTCGGCTTTCGAACATAGAAATCCTCTTGGATTCCTTGATTCAGCCCTATCTGGAACAGTTGGTCTTCTTGGGAATACTTTGCATTCTGTGGTAACTCCAGTTGCAGCAACAGCACACAATAATTTTGGTGGATCTCCTCAAGATCACCAAAATAACCGACCTCTAGGACAAAGATCAGACAATGTAGCAGGGGGTAATGGGGctagtggtggtggtggtggactATTGGGAGTAACAGACTTGTTAGATAACACCCTCAAGATGGCCACAAACTCTTTTCAAGAGATCCCTAACATGATTTCCAACACTGTACAAACAGTAGCAGTTCCAATTACAAACACTCCAGCTAGTGGAGGTCTCTTGGCAGTACCAAATCTATTGGAAAACACATTAAAGACAGCAACTGAAGGGGTGAATAACGCGGTAAAAGATATTCCCAATATGATAACCAATACGGTGGAAGGAGTGGCAGCTCCGATATCATCAACAATAACTGACCCGCTCGGAATTCGTGAATTCTTTGGCATGAAGGGTATTTGCGAAACATTCATGCAACATGTTTGGAGTGCATTTTCATTTATGGAAAAAGTTGCGGATAATatgtacaaattatttattcagCCACAAGTCGATGCATTTTCATTTATTGCGAATTTAATCccgtttaaattttaa